One window of Chamaesiphon minutus PCC 6605 genomic DNA carries:
- a CDS encoding response regulator, whose product MNQGSSSVADTERTLNPIKLLEQLATSQAKGCLRITANDIVWLLYFYEGKLFYANHSLEPIERLEQHLRRISPVILANQVYTDLREQLKEANLEATYPSLDYQAIRWLIAQGHISEQTAGTLVKSITKEVLQPYLLITSGTSELVSRDTAFPIWWSGNFLFVTKECQTELQAWQALQPAIQSPYQRPYLMNVEHPLLTPDVKVKLSKILIGFSFRQLSLLLKQDELTVANNLHRLINNRIVGLRPPQPPFERLHRLYTAGMESDRFNDKEQSITATLAAVDSSTGSASPSTGELIEQATYKIACVDDSPTILREINRFLDGDSFKVFPIVDSGTALMKIIRINPDIILLDVGMPTIDGYKLCSMLRKHPAFKKTPIVMVTGNTGIIDRAKAKMAGSTDYMTKPFTQAGLIEMVSRHLMAEHQ is encoded by the coding sequence ATGAACCAGGGTTCTAGCAGCGTTGCTGACACCGAAAGAACACTAAACCCCATTAAGTTATTAGAACAGTTAGCTACTTCCCAGGCTAAAGGTTGTTTGCGCATTACTGCCAATGACATTGTTTGGTTACTTTATTTTTACGAAGGTAAGCTATTTTATGCTAATCACTCGCTCGAACCGATCGAGCGACTCGAACAACATCTGCGGCGAATTAGCCCAGTTATCTTAGCAAATCAGGTCTATACAGATTTGCGAGAGCAGTTGAAAGAGGCAAACTTGGAGGCAACATATCCCAGTTTGGATTATCAAGCAATTCGATGGTTGATCGCCCAAGGCCATATCAGCGAGCAAACTGCGGGGACATTAGTCAAAAGCATTACCAAAGAAGTACTTCAGCCCTATTTGCTGATTACGTCAGGCACTAGTGAATTGGTGTCACGAGATACGGCCTTTCCAATCTGGTGGAGTGGCAATTTCTTATTTGTGACCAAGGAATGTCAAACAGAGCTACAGGCTTGGCAGGCATTGCAACCAGCAATCCAGTCGCCTTACCAACGTCCTTATCTGATGAATGTCGAGCACCCATTGCTGACACCAGATGTCAAGGTTAAGTTGAGTAAAATCCTGATTGGGTTTAGCTTTCGGCAGTTGTCGCTATTGCTCAAACAAGATGAACTAACAGTTGCCAATAATCTCCATCGACTGATCAACAATCGGATTGTCGGCTTACGTCCGCCACAGCCACCATTCGAGCGACTGCATCGACTGTATACTGCTGGGATGGAAAGCGATCGCTTTAATGACAAAGAGCAATCCATCACCGCCACACTGGCTGCTGTCGATTCTAGTACCGGATCTGCGTCCCCAAGTACGGGCGAATTGATCGAACAAGCTACTTACAAGATTGCTTGTGTAGACGATAGTCCGACAATTTTACGCGAAATCAATCGCTTTTTAGATGGTGATAGCTTCAAGGTATTTCCGATCGTCGATTCGGGTACTGCTTTGATGAAGATTATCCGCATCAATCCAGACATCATCTTATTAGATGTAGGGATGCCAACGATCGATGGTTACAAATTATGCTCGATGTTGCGGAAACATCCAGCCTTTAAAAAGACACCGATCGTCATGGTAACCGGAAATACGGGCATCATCGATCGAGCTAAAGCCAAAATGGCAGGT
- a CDS encoding tetratricopeptide repeat protein, whose translation MPHQLSQLTGIIATIATIALVQPTIASAKTSVEIGETARAITVLINEPDSVGSGVILQQQGDIYTVLTAAHVVKNKVSYQITTSDDRSYQVISNSIRSAPGNIDLAVIKFKSTTKYPTAKLGNSNVLRSGMDLYVGGFPSTSRAITELVFVFREGKVSANSNKTFDRGYSLVYSNDTLPGMSGGAVLNSEGELVAIHGRGDRDENNVKTGFNLGIPVNRFATIASNMGVDLGGQVATIPPNTSPRADDYFASAAQKYATGDYRGTLTDLDRAIALNPQSVNAYIGRGMVKYQQLNDPQGALADLNRAIAIDSKVANAYNNRGVLKAQKLNDARGGLADLDRSIAIDPKFALAYNNRGNLKYQQLNDVQGALADLDRSIALDPQVANTYYNRAVLKSEKLNDVRGTLADLDRAIALNPKYTFFYYYRGNLKAQKLNDVQGAITDLSQAIALNPKFANAYNNRGFLKAQNLNDFSGALADLNRAISIDPQYASAYFNRAMIKAKQNNIKGAISDMQQAAKLYQQQGKQQDARDAIARIKQWQQTSNNSGSF comes from the coding sequence ATGCCACATCAACTCTCACAATTGACGGGAATAATCGCCACTATTGCCACGATCGCACTCGTACAGCCAACAATCGCATCCGCTAAAACTTCAGTCGAGATCGGCGAGACAGCCAGAGCAATTACCGTTCTAATTAACGAACCTGATAGCGTTGGTTCGGGCGTTATCCTGCAACAACAAGGCGATATTTACACCGTTCTCACCGCCGCGCATGTGGTAAAGAATAAAGTTAGTTATCAAATTACCACCTCAGACGATCGATCCTATCAAGTTATTAGTAACTCGATCCGATCTGCTCCTGGCAATATCGATCTGGCTGTCATCAAATTCAAGTCAACAACTAAATATCCAACTGCTAAACTAGGCAACTCTAATGTGCTCAGATCGGGAATGGATCTCTATGTCGGTGGATTTCCAAGTACGAGTAGAGCCATCACCGAGCTAGTATTTGTGTTTAGAGAAGGGAAGGTTTCCGCAAATAGTAATAAAACCTTCGACAGAGGTTATTCCCTCGTCTACAGTAATGATACGCTGCCGGGAATGAGTGGTGGAGCTGTATTAAATAGCGAAGGGGAATTAGTTGCTATTCACGGTAGAGGAGATCGCGATGAAAATAACGTCAAAACTGGATTTAATCTCGGTATTCCGGTCAATCGCTTTGCGACGATCGCCAGTAACATGGGAGTCGATCTCGGCGGACAAGTAGCCACCATTCCCCCAAATACGTCACCGAGAGCGGATGATTACTTTGCATCCGCAGCGCAGAAATACGCGACAGGAGACTATCGGGGCACACTTACTGACTTAGATCGAGCGATCGCCCTCAACCCTCAATCTGTCAATGCTTACATCGGTCGCGGCATGGTCAAATATCAACAGCTCAACGACCCGCAGGGCGCACTTGCGGACTTGAATAGAGCGATTGCCATCGACTCTAAAGTTGCCAATGCCTATAACAATCGCGGCGTTCTTAAAGCTCAAAAGCTCAACGATGCGCGGGGCGGACTTGCTGACTTGGATCGCTCGATCGCCATCGATCCTAAATTTGCCCTCGCATACAACAATCGCGGTAATCTTAAATATCAACAGCTCAACGATGTGCAGGGCGCGCTTGCTGACTTAGATCGCTCGATCGCACTCGATCCTCAAGTTGCCAATACCTACTATAATCGCGCTGTTCTTAAAAGTGAAAAGCTCAACGATGTGCGGGGTACACTTGCGGATCTCGATCGAGCGATCGCCCTCAATCCCAAATATACTTTTTTTTACTACTATCGCGGTAATCTCAAAGCTCAAAAGCTCAACGATGTGCAGGGCGCAATTACTGACTTGAGCCAAGCGATCGCCCTCAACCCTAAATTTGCCAATGCTTACAACAATCGTGGTTTTCTGAAAGCTCAAAATCTCAACGATTTTTCTGGCGCACTTGCTGACTTAAATCGAGCCATCTCGATCGATCCGCAATATGCTAGTGCTTATTTTAATCGAGCAATGATTAAAGCCAAACAAAACAATATTAAAGGTGCGATTTCAGATATGCAGCAGGCGGCGAAATTATACCAACAACAGGGCAAACAACAAGATGCTCGGGATGCGATTGCCCGAATCAAACAATGGCAACAAACTAGCAATAATTCTGGTTCATTTTAG